In Microbacterium esteraromaticum, the following proteins share a genomic window:
- the rbfA gene encoding 30S ribosome-binding factor RbfA yields the protein MAGERQARLADRIRVILAERLEKGLRDPRLGFVTITEVRVSGDLQHATVFYTVLGTDEERVASGAALTSATGLLRKEVGRQLNVRLVPTLEFIPDALPESAGHIADLLREARERDAEVAKLASSATHAGEADPYRRDDEDED from the coding sequence ATGGCTGGAGAACGACAGGCACGACTCGCGGACCGCATCCGCGTCATCCTCGCCGAACGTCTCGAGAAGGGTCTGCGCGACCCTCGTCTCGGGTTCGTGACCATCACGGAGGTGCGCGTCTCGGGCGATCTGCAGCACGCCACCGTCTTCTACACCGTGCTCGGCACCGATGAGGAGCGCGTCGCCAGCGGCGCAGCGCTCACCTCCGCGACCGGGCTGCTGCGCAAGGAAGTCGGTCGTCAGCTCAACGTGCGGCTGGTGCCGACCCTCGAGTTCATCCCCGACGCCCTGCCCGAGAGCGCAGGACACATCGCCGACCTGCTCCGCGAGGCGCGGGAACGTGACGCCGAGGTCGCCAAGCTGGCCTCTTCGGCCACGCACGCGGGCGAAGCCGATCCCTACCGTCGCGACGACGAGGACGAGGACTGA
- a CDS encoding A/G-specific adenine glycosylase, with the protein MSPAAEWRRTLVEWYAGSARDLPWRRAEFSVRYGAWGTLVSEFMLQQTPVNRVIPHLEAWLHRWPTPAAMARATPAEVVHQWANLGYPRRALWLHRAAIEIVERHGGIVPRDVPALLALSGIGEYTARAVAVFHYGDRHPVVDTNTRRVIARAVDGRSQPGPPAKHDLTRMSELLPDPVAESAVFNAAMMELGAVICTARTPRCDACPLASACAWLAAGRPDTGDTRRRQARFEGSDRQARGAVLRSLREAPGHTIPAAEVVADWPDAAQRDRAIDSLIVDGLIEAAGGVLLLPR; encoded by the coding sequence ATGTCCCCCGCAGCAGAGTGGCGTCGAACCCTGGTGGAATGGTACGCCGGGTCAGCGCGCGATCTTCCCTGGCGACGCGCCGAGTTCTCCGTCCGCTATGGCGCCTGGGGAACCCTGGTCAGCGAGTTCATGCTGCAGCAGACGCCCGTGAACAGGGTCATCCCCCACCTCGAGGCCTGGCTGCACCGATGGCCGACACCGGCGGCCATGGCTCGGGCGACACCGGCAGAAGTGGTGCACCAGTGGGCGAACCTCGGCTACCCGAGACGCGCGCTGTGGCTGCATCGCGCGGCGATCGAGATCGTCGAGCGGCACGGCGGGATCGTCCCGCGGGATGTGCCTGCGCTCCTCGCCCTCTCGGGTATCGGCGAGTACACCGCGCGCGCCGTCGCTGTCTTTCACTACGGCGACAGGCACCCCGTCGTCGACACGAACACCCGCCGTGTGATCGCCCGTGCGGTCGACGGCCGCTCGCAGCCGGGCCCGCCCGCCAAGCACGACCTGACCCGCATGAGCGAGCTGTTACCGGATCCCGTGGCGGAATCAGCGGTCTTCAACGCCGCGATGATGGAACTCGGCGCGGTCATCTGCACGGCGCGCACGCCGCGGTGCGACGCCTGTCCTCTCGCTTCCGCTTGCGCCTGGTTGGCCGCCGGCCGACCCGACACAGGCGACACACGTCGCCGGCAGGCACGCTTCGAAGGCTCCGATCGACAGGCGCGGGGCGCTGTGCTGCGCAGCCTGCGCGAGGCGCCCGGTCACACGATCCCGGCTGCCGAGGTCGTCGCCGACTGGCCGGATGCCGCACAGCGCGATCGGGCGATCGACTCGCTCATCGTCGACGGCCTCATCGAGGCGGCTGGGGGCGTGCTGCTGCTCCCCCGCTGA
- the truB gene encoding tRNA pseudouridine(55) synthase TruB, translating to MVSPGILLVDKPGGLTSHDIVARTRRAFGTRRVGHAGTLDPMATGLLVIGIEGATRLLTYIVGADKTYTATIRLGAGTTTDDAEGETIETAQPAALEAATDDRIGAGIVALTGAISQVPSSVSAIKVDGRRAYDRVRAGEEVELAARQVTVSRFDVLETRRDQDVIDLDVVVDCSSGTYIRALARDLGAALGVGGHLTALRRTRVGGFDIGGAVTLDQLDGAPMLTPAAAAARTMPVLDVTADEARDLRHGKRLSGQADRLEASEVAAIDPDGVLVGVVEARGRDIKSAMNMPEAQR from the coding sequence ATGGTCTCACCCGGCATCCTGCTCGTCGACAAGCCCGGCGGGCTGACCAGCCACGACATCGTCGCCCGCACTAGACGCGCCTTCGGCACGCGCAGAGTAGGGCACGCGGGCACTCTCGACCCGATGGCGACGGGCCTCCTGGTGATCGGCATCGAAGGCGCGACCCGGTTGCTGACGTACATCGTCGGCGCCGACAAGACCTACACCGCGACGATCCGCCTCGGTGCCGGCACCACGACCGACGATGCCGAGGGCGAGACCATCGAGACGGCTCAGCCGGCAGCCCTCGAGGCGGCGACCGATGACCGCATCGGCGCGGGTATCGTCGCGCTCACCGGTGCGATCTCGCAGGTGCCCAGCTCAGTGTCGGCCATCAAGGTGGACGGCCGACGCGCCTACGACCGGGTGCGCGCCGGTGAGGAGGTCGAGCTCGCCGCCAGACAGGTGACCGTCTCGCGCTTCGACGTGCTCGAGACCCGACGCGACCAGGACGTCATCGACCTCGACGTCGTGGTCGACTGCTCGTCGGGAACCTACATCCGCGCCCTCGCCCGTGACCTCGGCGCGGCACTCGGCGTCGGCGGTCACCTGACCGCGCTGCGGCGTACCCGTGTGGGCGGATTCGACATAGGCGGCGCCGTGACCCTCGATCAGCTCGACGGAGCTCCGATGCTCACTCCCGCCGCCGCAGCCGCCCGAACCATGCCCGTGCTCGACGTCACGGCGGACGAGGCCCGCGACCTCCGGCACGGCAAGCGTCTGAGCGGGCAGGCGGACCGCCTGGAGGCATCCGAAGTCGCGGCGATCGACCCCGACGGCGTGCTGGTCGGCGTCGTGGAGGCGCGAGGCAGAGACATCAAGAGCGCAATGAACATGCCGGAGGCGCAGCGATGA
- a CDS encoding bifunctional riboflavin kinase/FAD synthetase yields MIVFRDPSEVPADFGRSVVAIGKFDGVHVGHRAVIDRMREDARAVGARTVAVTFDRNPLEVLRPELCPENVVATERKIELLGELDLDATLVLTFDRALASLPAEDFVRDILVDALHATTILVGRDFRFGRGGAGDPELLQKLGPQHDFTVDVVDDVTPEGGGRRVSSTWVRELLAAGDVDQAAAVLGRPVSVAGEVVHGLKRGRELGFPTANLSEVIDALAPGDGVYAGWLVDHDTGIRHPAAISVGTNPTFDDVDRRQVEAHVLDATGLDLYGHRVTVEFTHHLRGMVAFAGMESLIAQIADDVAVARDRLALG; encoded by the coding sequence ATGATCGTCTTCCGGGACCCGTCCGAGGTGCCCGCCGATTTCGGCCGGTCGGTCGTCGCCATCGGCAAGTTCGACGGAGTGCACGTCGGACACCGCGCCGTGATCGATCGCATGCGTGAAGACGCCCGGGCCGTGGGTGCGCGCACCGTTGCGGTCACCTTCGACCGCAACCCGCTCGAGGTGCTTCGACCCGAGCTGTGCCCCGAGAACGTCGTTGCGACCGAGCGCAAGATCGAGCTGCTCGGCGAGCTCGACCTCGATGCCACGCTGGTGCTGACTTTCGACCGCGCTCTTGCATCGCTGCCCGCCGAGGACTTCGTCCGCGACATCCTCGTCGACGCGCTGCACGCGACCACGATCCTCGTCGGCCGTGACTTCCGCTTCGGGCGCGGGGGCGCCGGTGACCCGGAGCTGCTTCAGAAGCTCGGACCGCAGCACGACTTCACGGTCGATGTCGTGGATGACGTCACCCCCGAAGGCGGAGGGCGACGAGTGTCCTCGACCTGGGTACGCGAGCTGCTCGCCGCAGGAGACGTGGATCAGGCCGCCGCCGTCCTCGGGCGTCCCGTCAGCGTCGCCGGCGAAGTGGTGCACGGGCTCAAGCGCGGCCGCGAGCTCGGATTCCCGACCGCCAACCTCTCGGAGGTCATCGACGCCCTCGCGCCCGGAGACGGGGTCTACGCCGGCTGGCTCGTCGACCACGACACGGGCATCCGGCACCCCGCGGCCATCTCGGTGGGAACGAACCCCACCTTCGATGACGTCGACCGGCGACAGGTCGAGGCGCACGTGCTCGACGCGACCGGGCTCGACCTGTACGGCCACCGGGTGACGGTCGAGTTCACCCATCACCTGCGCGGAATGGTCGCTTTCGCCGGCATGGAATCGCTCATCGCGCAGATAGCCGACGACGTCGCGGTAGCTCGTGATCGCCTCGCGCTCGGCTGA
- a CDS encoding DEAD/DEAH box helicase: MPSTATAAPRRKKTSRRDEEAPLIPILARKVREIEAKAQRAKLGPTNRVKFQVIAFLVREERARVKADGELTDAARAELLKRLDGVATILAKTAARDTSLIQLLEADQATSPVAKRMRRDWLLESGAELAPEELVITDIAPIVQTPVVPAALAEKQVTPPSVESRLLASPFLEPDLTPRATSVPRRRLDGWELMGPLYKAVESGAGGGAASMELPPTPEYDHISPKGREVMVHQSRFVEAVRGGHRSFLLADEPGLGKTAQSVLAASVANAYPLLVVVPNVVKMNWAREVERWTPQRRAAVIQGDGADIDAFADVFIVNYEILDRHLSWLGSIGLKGMVVDEAHFIKNLSSQRSQNVLALAGRIRDRERNPLMLALTGTPLINDVEDFDAIWRFLGWTNGEKPEPALMEKLDATGLTPADKSFYAEARDAVISMGIVRRKKKDVAADLPDKLIADLPVQLDDEFGRGIRAAERELGERMAAKYRRIVEARTATHGQSLGPGEIDDDIVRLVAHNELEESKAAGAGGDNVFTMVRKIGQAKALLAADYAAQLQRSVEKVVFFAKHVDVMDQAEAHFAAAGIKSVSIRGDQTTPVRQQAIDAFNTDPEVGVAVCSLTAAGVGVNLQVASNVVLAELSWTAAEQTQAIDRVHRIGQDEPVTAWRIIAAHTLDTKIAELIDQKQGLAARALDGEAVTDEPGESVQLAALMHLLREALGAE, from the coding sequence ATGCCGAGCACGGCGACCGCCGCCCCGCGGCGAAAGAAGACGTCCCGTCGAGATGAAGAGGCGCCCCTGATCCCGATCCTCGCCCGCAAGGTGCGCGAGATCGAGGCCAAGGCGCAGCGCGCGAAGCTGGGGCCGACGAACCGGGTCAAGTTCCAGGTGATCGCGTTCCTGGTGCGCGAGGAGCGCGCCCGGGTGAAGGCCGACGGCGAGCTGACCGATGCCGCCCGGGCCGAGCTGCTCAAGCGGCTCGACGGTGTGGCCACCATCCTCGCCAAGACGGCTGCGCGAGACACCTCGCTCATCCAGCTGCTCGAGGCGGATCAGGCGACCTCCCCGGTCGCCAAGCGCATGCGCCGTGACTGGCTGCTCGAGTCGGGTGCTGAACTCGCGCCCGAAGAGCTCGTGATCACCGACATCGCACCGATCGTGCAGACGCCGGTCGTGCCGGCGGCCCTCGCCGAGAAGCAGGTCACTCCGCCCTCGGTCGAGTCGCGTCTGCTGGCGTCCCCGTTCCTCGAGCCCGACCTCACGCCCCGCGCGACCTCGGTGCCTCGGCGCCGTCTCGATGGCTGGGAGCTGATGGGGCCGCTCTACAAGGCCGTCGAGTCCGGCGCAGGCGGGGGAGCGGCCAGCATGGAGCTGCCGCCGACCCCCGAGTACGACCACATCTCGCCGAAGGGGCGAGAGGTCATGGTTCACCAGTCGCGCTTCGTCGAGGCGGTTCGCGGCGGACACCGCAGCTTCCTGCTCGCAGACGAGCCCGGTCTCGGCAAGACCGCCCAGTCGGTGCTCGCCGCGTCGGTCGCGAACGCGTACCCGCTGCTCGTCGTCGTGCCCAACGTCGTGAAGATGAACTGGGCGCGCGAGGTCGAGCGCTGGACGCCGCAGCGCCGCGCCGCGGTGATCCAGGGTGACGGCGCCGACATCGACGCGTTCGCCGATGTCTTCATCGTCAACTACGAGATCCTCGACCGGCACCTCTCGTGGCTGGGCTCGATCGGCCTGAAGGGCATGGTCGTCGACGAGGCGCACTTCATCAAGAACCTGTCGTCGCAGCGCTCGCAGAACGTCCTGGCGCTCGCGGGCCGGATCCGCGATCGGGAGCGCAACCCGCTCATGCTCGCGCTGACCGGAACCCCCCTGATCAACGACGTCGAAGACTTCGATGCGATCTGGCGCTTCCTCGGCTGGACCAACGGCGAGAAGCCCGAGCCGGCGCTGATGGAGAAGCTGGACGCGACGGGGCTGACCCCCGCCGACAAGTCGTTCTACGCCGAGGCGCGCGACGCGGTCATCTCGATGGGCATCGTGCGGCGCAAGAAGAAGGATGTCGCGGCAGACCTGCCCGACAAGCTGATCGCCGACCTGCCGGTGCAGCTGGACGACGAGTTCGGCCGCGGCATCCGGGCGGCCGAACGCGAGCTCGGAGAGCGGATGGCGGCCAAGTACCGCCGTATTGTCGAGGCGCGCACGGCGACCCATGGGCAGTCGCTGGGACCGGGGGAGATCGACGACGACATCGTGCGTCTCGTGGCGCACAACGAGCTCGAGGAGTCGAAGGCCGCAGGGGCCGGTGGAGACAACGTCTTCACGATGGTCCGCAAGATCGGACAGGCCAAGGCTCTCCTGGCCGCCGACTACGCCGCCCAGCTGCAGCGGTCGGTCGAGAAGGTCGTGTTCTTCGCCAAGCACGTCGACGTGATGGATCAGGCCGAGGCGCACTTCGCCGCAGCAGGGATCAAGTCGGTGTCCATCCGCGGTGACCAGACCACGCCCGTGCGTCAGCAGGCGATCGATGCCTTCAACACCGACCCGGAGGTCGGCGTAGCGGTCTGCTCGCTCACGGCCGCCGGCGTCGGGGTGAATCTGCAGGTCGCCTCGAACGTGGTGCTCGCCGAGCTGAGCTGGACGGCAGCCGAGCAGACGCAGGCGATCGACCGGGTGCACCGCATCGGCCAGGACGAGCCCGTCACCGCATGGCGGATCATCGCGGCGCACACGCTCGACACGAAGATCGCTGAGCTCATCGATCAGAAGCAGGGCCTCGCTGCCCGCGCTCTCGACGGTGAGGCCGTGACGGACGAACCCGGCGAGTCGGTGCAGCTGGCCGCTCTTATGCACCTGCTGCGGGAGGCTCTCGGCGCCGAGTGA
- a CDS encoding 6-phosphofructokinase — MKIGILTSGGDCPGLNAVIRGIVLKGTTNHHLEFVGIRDGWRGVVDGDFFPLTRHEVKGLSKVGGTILGTSRTNPYEGPRGGADKIAKTLAAHGIDGVVAIGGEGTLAAADRLSKDGIKVLGVPKTIDNDLHATDYSFGFDTAVNIATDAMDRLRTTGDSHQRCMVAEVMGRHVGWIALHAGMASGAHVICIPEVPMSMDEICDLVTSAHDRGRAPLVVVSEGFTLTGMDEAYSDKGLDAFNRPRLGGISEILAPEIERRTGIETRSTVLGHIQRGGSPSGFDRVLATRLGLNAADALVEECWGQMVAMRGTDIVRVPFADALGELKTVPRERYDEAAALFG; from the coding sequence ATGAAGATCGGCATCCTCACCAGCGGCGGCGATTGTCCCGGGCTCAACGCGGTCATCCGCGGCATCGTGCTCAAGGGCACGACCAACCATCACCTGGAGTTCGTCGGCATCCGCGACGGCTGGCGAGGTGTGGTCGACGGAGACTTCTTCCCCCTCACCAGGCATGAGGTGAAGGGCCTGTCGAAGGTCGGCGGAACGATCCTCGGCACGAGCCGCACCAATCCGTACGAAGGCCCGCGCGGCGGCGCCGACAAGATCGCGAAGACCCTCGCCGCTCACGGCATCGACGGCGTGGTCGCGATCGGGGGAGAGGGCACCCTCGCTGCCGCCGACCGCCTGTCCAAAGACGGGATCAAGGTGCTCGGCGTCCCCAAGACGATCGACAACGACCTGCATGCGACCGACTACTCGTTCGGCTTCGACACGGCCGTCAACATCGCCACCGACGCCATGGACCGCCTGAGGACGACGGGCGACTCGCACCAGCGCTGCATGGTCGCCGAGGTCATGGGGCGGCACGTGGGATGGATCGCCCTGCATGCCGGTATGGCATCCGGAGCCCATGTGATCTGCATCCCCGAGGTGCCCATGTCGATGGACGAGATCTGCGATCTCGTCACCAGCGCCCATGACCGTGGCCGCGCTCCGCTCGTCGTCGTGTCGGAGGGCTTCACCCTGACCGGTATGGACGAGGCGTACAGCGACAAGGGCCTCGACGCGTTCAACCGTCCGCGGCTCGGCGGGATCAGTGAGATCCTCGCTCCCGAGATCGAGCGCCGCACCGGCATCGAGACCCGCTCGACCGTGCTCGGTCACATCCAGCGCGGCGGTTCGCCCTCCGGCTTCGATCGCGTGCTCGCGACGCGACTCGGCCTCAACGCCGCCGATGCACTGGTCGAGGAGTGCTGGGGCCAGATGGTCGCCATGCGCGGCACCGACATCGTGCGAGTGCCCTTCGCTGATGCACTCGGAGAGCTGAAGACGGTGCCGCGCGAGCGCTACGACGAGGCCGCCGCGCTCTTCGGCTGA
- a CDS encoding S9 family peptidase, translating into MTDTSIRPPEAARRIITRTHHGDRFDDAYEWLRAKEDGEVIAHLEAENAYTEARTAHLEPLREKLFQEVRSRVQETDLSVPTRRGDWWFYGRTEEGAQYGIHCRTAVTGDDWTPPVLEPGVPVPGEEVLLDGNIEAQGHEFFSLGAFDVSDDGTRLLWAVDVEGSELYTVHVRDLVTGEKLDDVIPDTGQAFFTPDGTAILYTTRDEAWRPDTLWLHRIGTPVDADVKLFHEPDERFWMGAGITRSRRYLVIGLGSKVTSEELLIDLADLGADPEHAEAHVVWPRREGVEYSVDHAVVDGEDRLFILHNEHALDFELVSVAASDPQGDRQVLMPHRPGRRIIDVDCFRDFATLEYRSEGLVRAGVMDLATGALNEVEFDEPLFDAYFSGNPEWHSPFLRMTYTSFVTPSQVLDLEVATGEKHLRKQMAVLGGYDSADYGQQRVWATAPDGAQVPVSLVWNRSFGDPGDEPRALHLYGYGSYEHSIDPGFSTMRLSMLDRGVVFAVAHVRGGGEMGRDWYEQGKELHKRNTFTDFIACAQHLVDTGVTTPQRMVAEGGSAGGLLMGAVANLAPELFAGILAGVPFVDALTSILDPSLPLTVVEWDEWGDPLHDPEVYAYMKSYTPYENIREGAAYPRILAMTSLNDTRVLYVEPAKWVAALRYAGAADVMMKCEMSAGHGGVSGRYNSWRERAFELAWLLDVLDLAD; encoded by the coding sequence GTGACCGACACCAGCATCCGGCCGCCCGAGGCCGCCCGCCGCATCATCACCCGCACCCATCACGGCGACCGCTTCGACGACGCCTACGAGTGGCTCCGTGCCAAGGAGGACGGCGAGGTCATCGCGCATCTGGAGGCCGAGAACGCGTACACGGAAGCGCGGACCGCACACCTCGAGCCGCTGCGGGAGAAGCTGTTCCAGGAGGTCAGGTCGCGGGTGCAGGAGACCGACCTGTCTGTGCCCACCCGACGCGGCGACTGGTGGTTCTACGGCCGCACCGAGGAGGGCGCCCAGTACGGCATCCACTGCCGCACAGCGGTCACCGGAGACGACTGGACTCCCCCCGTCCTCGAGCCCGGGGTTCCGGTCCCTGGCGAGGAGGTGCTTCTCGACGGCAACATCGAGGCACAGGGACACGAGTTCTTCTCCCTCGGCGCCTTCGACGTGTCCGACGACGGCACCAGGCTGCTCTGGGCCGTCGACGTCGAGGGGTCGGAGCTCTACACCGTGCACGTTCGCGACCTCGTCACCGGTGAGAAGCTCGACGATGTCATCCCCGACACCGGCCAGGCGTTCTTCACTCCAGACGGCACCGCCATCCTCTACACGACGCGCGACGAGGCGTGGCGACCCGACACCCTCTGGCTGCACCGCATCGGCACACCGGTCGATGCCGACGTCAAGCTGTTCCATGAGCCCGACGAGCGGTTCTGGATGGGCGCCGGCATCACCCGCAGCCGCCGCTATCTGGTGATCGGACTCGGGTCGAAGGTCACCAGCGAGGAGCTGCTGATCGATCTCGCCGACCTCGGCGCCGACCCGGAGCACGCCGAAGCGCATGTCGTATGGCCTCGGCGCGAAGGCGTCGAGTACTCGGTCGACCACGCTGTCGTCGACGGGGAAGACCGCCTCTTCATCCTGCACAACGAACACGCCCTCGACTTCGAGCTGGTCTCGGTGGCGGCATCGGACCCGCAGGGCGATCGCCAGGTGCTGATGCCCCACCGGCCCGGCAGGCGCATCATCGACGTCGACTGCTTCCGCGACTTCGCGACTCTCGAGTACCGCAGCGAGGGCCTGGTGCGCGCGGGAGTGATGGACCTCGCCACGGGCGCTCTGAACGAGGTCGAGTTCGACGAGCCGCTGTTCGACGCGTACTTCAGTGGCAATCCGGAGTGGCACTCGCCCTTCTTGCGGATGACGTACACCTCCTTCGTCACGCCGTCGCAGGTGCTCGATCTCGAGGTGGCCACGGGCGAGAAGCACCTGCGCAAGCAGATGGCGGTTCTCGGTGGATACGACTCGGCGGACTACGGTCAGCAGCGGGTGTGGGCGACTGCGCCCGATGGCGCGCAGGTGCCCGTCTCGCTCGTCTGGAATCGTTCGTTCGGCGACCCAGGCGACGAGCCGCGGGCGCTGCACCTGTACGGCTACGGCTCGTACGAGCACTCGATCGACCCTGGCTTCTCGACGATGCGGCTGTCGATGCTCGACCGCGGCGTCGTGTTCGCGGTGGCGCACGTGCGTGGTGGCGGCGAGATGGGCCGTGACTGGTACGAGCAGGGCAAGGAGCTGCACAAGCGCAACACCTTCACGGACTTCATCGCCTGCGCGCAGCACCTGGTCGACACCGGTGTGACGACGCCGCAGCGGATGGTGGCAGAGGGCGGCAGTGCAGGAGGCCTGCTGATGGGCGCCGTGGCCAATCTCGCCCCCGAACTGTTCGCGGGCATCCTCGCCGGTGTGCCGTTCGTCGACGCACTCACCTCGATCCTCGACCCCTCGCTGCCGCTGACGGTCGTGGAGTGGGACGAGTGGGGCGACCCGCTGCACGACCCCGAGGTATACGCGTACATGAAGTCGTACACCCCGTACGAGAACATCCGCGAGGGCGCGGCCTATCCCCGGATCCTCGCCATGACCTCGCTCAACGACACGCGCGTGCTGTACGTCGAGCCGGCGAAGTGGGTCGCCGCACTGCGCTATGCGGGAGCAGCGGACGTGATGATGAAGTGCGAGATGTCCGCAGGCCACGGTGGCGTCAGCGGACGCTACAACTCCTGGCGGGAGCGCGCGTTCGAGCTCGCCTGGCTGCTCGACGTGCTCGACCTGGCCGACTGA